The DNA sequence TTTTAGGGAGAAGAGCCAATATTTCAGAGTTCAACAGTTTTGTAAGATATGAGTCATAGTCCGGCATCGCCTTCAGAACGATAAAAGCAGCAAGGTAGCCTATTTTATATTCAGTGGTCATCAATCAATGCGATATCCTTCTCATGGACAGATATTTCTCGACACCGCTTACGACATCATCAACGGACTGGACTGCAATTGCAACCCCATTGTTTTTCATTACCTCCCCGATGAAAATATTTTGACGTTGCGTAAGTTGCCCTTTCTCAGCTTTTACTTTTACGGCGAGGAACTTTCCGGCCGGGAGTATTCCGATTATATCTGATGTTCCCGGAACTCCGAACCTCACAAGCCTTGACCCCGTAGAAGCCGCGCAATTGTTCTGCCTCCATGCAGCAAATCCCATCGCAGCAAGGTAATGCAGGATGGCTTTCTGTAAGTCTTGCTCTCTTCGTTTCTGTTCTTTTAACTGCATCCCTTTTGTTTAACCTCCTTGACTTATGATTTGTGTGTTTTTGTTAATCTCCGTTCCGGAATCTCGATTCCCTGTCATTGACAGATGCAACTTGCACATTTTGTTTTGATGATGTATTGGTTGCAGCCCTGACACGAATGCATGATGTTACCTGCATGAGGGCAGTAATCCGGTTTGATGTTAAACCCTGGGAGTATCTCTGATGGAATCTTGCTTGTCATTGGTCTACCCCGCCGATGTATT is a window from the Pseudomonadota bacterium genome containing:
- a CDS encoding VRR-NUC domain-containing protein, which gives rise to MQLKEQKRREQDLQKAILHYLAAMGFAAWRQNNCAASTGSRLVRFGVPGTSDIIGILPAGKFLAVKVKAEKGQLTQRQNIFIGEVMKNNGVAIAVQSVDDVVSGVEKYLSMRRISH